One region of Halalkalicoccus tibetensis genomic DNA includes:
- a CDS encoding dihydrodipicolinate synthase family protein — protein sequence MVLPADQIQDHLRGVAVGLLTPFDEEGMIQHKKIQENAQTLHNKGVRTFLATANISEYHSLSQKERIEVAQTAVEALPDNACILAGVGGSTSDAQELIESYDANDIDGMMIMPPDHTYIHEEGLLQYYRELATASERPLIPYVRGFDPSVEYLEKLTQIESVIGVKYALKDAPKLGAGIAAGDDDVVWVNGLAEPFAVAFWAEGAEGFSAGVSNFRPEVGLELFNALSDGNWERARLLRNICLPYQRLREQRGKDNNLEGAISVPVVKKGLDLSGLHGGHVREPIRSLSEEDEHRAERLYEELDVKINQIIG from the coding sequence ATGGTACTGCCAGCAGATCAGATCCAAGACCACTTGCGAGGGGTAGCAGTTGGACTTCTGACGCCGTTTGATGAAGAGGGAATGATACAACACAAGAAAATACAGGAAAATGCTCAAACGCTTCATAACAAAGGAGTTCGCACGTTCCTTGCAACGGCGAATATTAGTGAATACCACTCTCTCTCGCAAAAAGAACGGATCGAAGTCGCGCAGACTGCCGTCGAAGCACTTCCGGACAACGCGTGTATACTGGCCGGTGTCGGTGGGAGTACATCGGATGCACAAGAGCTGATTGAAAGTTACGACGCTAACGACATAGATGGTATGATGATAATGCCCCCGGATCATACCTATATTCACGAGGAAGGCTTGTTGCAGTACTATCGTGAACTTGCAACGGCGTCCGAACGGCCACTTATACCATACGTGCGCGGATTCGATCCTTCAGTCGAATATCTTGAAAAACTAACCCAAATTGAGAGCGTAATTGGCGTCAAATATGCACTAAAAGACGCCCCAAAACTCGGTGCAGGTATCGCTGCAGGAGATGATGATGTTGTTTGGGTCAATGGACTTGCTGAACCGTTCGCGGTCGCTTTTTGGGCAGAGGGAGCCGAAGGATTCTCTGCAGGTGTAAGCAATTTCCGTCCGGAAGTAGGGCTCGAATTGTTCAATGCGCTTTCAGATGGTAATTGGGAACGCGCCCGGTTGCTTCGAAATATATGTTTGCCATACCAAAGGCTCCGAGAGCAGCGTGGAAAAGACAATAACCTGGAAGGAGCTATTAGTGTTCCAGTGGTCAAGAAGGGGCTCGATCTTTCGGGATTACATGGAGGCCATGTTCGTGAACCCATTCGCTCTCTCTCTGAGGAGGACGAACACCGAGCAGAACGACTCTACGAAGAATTAGATGTGAAAATTAACCAAATTATAGGTTGA
- a CDS encoding TRAP transporter substrate-binding protein: MARISRRQLLGAVGAGGVGLVAGCTDLIAGEDDEAGETGLDGGTLDELPEISATIGYDAAESRTAESHVAAVAFQEYVEDATDGQFDIELASGGSLGSDSEMAEQIQDGTLELQSGASEGHLGPFYPNFNVYAIPFIFESVELATHVLDHEYGERLFEDFRESTGMRIIGHWDNGGFRSFSFNQEVTSMEDFEGLDIRMQEIESHNELVRQLGANPTPIDWGETYTALDQGVVDGHDNAIPTMLMGDIHEVQEFILMSQHFYSAGHMLCGDDWYQDLEPLYQSLVREASTFASLEARRQTAAIRETGREYMEEQGVEVYDPSEEFLEELRNATQDPVEDIIREEVEDESWVDDLYDAVEESRVQLAEEELS; encoded by the coding sequence ATGGCACGAATTAGCCGCCGCCAGCTATTAGGAGCAGTTGGAGCTGGAGGAGTAGGCCTGGTAGCAGGGTGTACTGATTTAATTGCCGGTGAAGATGATGAAGCCGGTGAAACAGGATTGGATGGAGGAACTTTAGATGAGTTACCAGAGATCTCCGCAACGATAGGGTATGATGCTGCTGAAAGTCGTACTGCTGAGTCTCATGTGGCAGCTGTTGCCTTTCAGGAGTATGTTGAAGATGCTACTGATGGCCAGTTTGATATTGAACTAGCATCTGGTGGTTCCCTAGGTTCAGATTCTGAGATGGCTGAGCAGATTCAAGATGGTACCTTAGAACTGCAGTCAGGAGCTTCTGAAGGCCATCTAGGGCCGTTTTATCCGAACTTCAACGTCTACGCGATTCCATTCATATTTGAGTCTGTTGAGCTGGCAACCCACGTACTAGACCACGAATATGGCGAAAGATTATTTGAAGATTTCCGCGAAAGTACCGGAATGCGTATTATTGGTCATTGGGACAATGGCGGCTTTCGCAGCTTTTCGTTCAATCAAGAAGTCACCTCAATGGAAGATTTCGAAGGACTTGATATTCGTATGCAGGAAATCGAGTCTCACAATGAATTAGTTAGGCAGTTAGGGGCGAATCCCACTCCAATCGATTGGGGTGAAACGTATACAGCCCTTGATCAAGGAGTCGTTGATGGTCACGATAATGCAATCCCCACAATGCTAATGGGGGATATTCATGAGGTACAAGAATTCATATTGATGTCTCAACATTTCTACTCAGCTGGTCATATGTTATGCGGTGACGACTGGTACCAAGATCTAGAACCATTGTACCAATCACTTGTTCGTGAAGCTAGCACATTTGCTTCACTTGAAGCCCGGCGGCAAACGGCAGCGATCAGGGAAACTGGTCGTGAGTATATGGAAGAACAAGGGGTAGAGGTATATGATCCTTCAGAAGAGTTTCTCGAAGAACTGAGAAATGCTACGCAGGATCCTGTGGAAGATATAATTAGAGAGGAGGTTGAAGATGAATCATGGGTTGATGATCTGTATGATGCTGTCGAAGAAAGTCGAGTGCAACTTGCAGAAGAGGAACTAAGCTAA
- a CDS encoding universal stress protein, whose product MKRALAVVDESDVGTRLLKEAGMLAASTEASLIVLNVIDEEAYSAEVRRQANQASHDLDSISNIIEKSADSVQTLVNEVLSDLTVSYEIITSSGEPSEVVLSEADKHNCDHIFITGAEKSPTGKILFGDDAQSVLLNFEGPVTVYTH is encoded by the coding sequence ATGAAGCGAGCACTCGCTGTCGTGGATGAATCAGACGTAGGTACACGCTTACTCAAAGAGGCAGGTATGCTTGCAGCGAGTACTGAAGCAAGTTTGATTGTGCTAAATGTGATTGATGAAGAAGCATACTCCGCGGAAGTTCGGCGTCAAGCTAACCAAGCAAGCCACGATCTAGATAGTATTAGTAATATAATAGAAAAATCAGCAGATAGCGTACAAACGTTGGTTAACGAAGTGTTATCGGATCTAACTGTATCTTATGAAATTATTACTTCATCAGGTGAGCCCTCAGAAGTAGTTCTTTCAGAAGCAGATAAACATAACTGTGACCATATATTCATTACTGGGGCAGAAAAGTCACCAACTGGAAAGATTTTATTTGGAGATGATGCTCAATCAGTACTTCTAAATTTTGAAGGTCCTGTGACGGTATATACCCATTAA
- a CDS encoding TRAP transporter large permease produces MSMIFLRLEIAFAIGITGVIWVLIAGEPLTVVASRSFSGMNSFTLLAIPFFILAGELMNKVGISDTLIKIANMSLGRMRGGLAQANIGSSMLFAGISGSAIADVAALGTVFVPRMSEEGFDRDFAAAVTAASSVIGPIIPPSNNLIVYGAVTGVSIGGLFAGAIIPGILLGVTLMVMVYIFSYWEEYPKYKPTTEEENYPKLVGEGVVAITMPVIIIYGIIGGFFTVTEAAAVACAYAILLGIFLQTLSISDLYSALYDSLDITAQIFTMIGFSLILAWMLARRNFPTIFGQFIQDLGVGQVGFLLLIATLLLFIGTWLSITATIIMLAPTLDQLATALGIHELQFGVIMVLALGYGLITPPLGVSLFAVSSVGDVKVWPVAKRVIPFYICFLIVLLLVILIPELTLYLPRSWGLA; encoded by the coding sequence ATGTCCATGATATTTCTGCGACTAGAGATTGCTTTCGCAATTGGGATTACCGGTGTGATTTGGGTTCTTATAGCTGGAGAACCCCTTACAGTAGTTGCATCTCGATCTTTCTCAGGTATGAATTCCTTCACTTTGTTAGCCATACCCTTTTTTATCCTAGCGGGTGAACTAATGAACAAAGTAGGAATATCTGACACACTAATAAAAATCGCTAATATGTCGTTGGGTCGTATGCGTGGAGGACTGGCACAAGCAAATATTGGATCTAGTATGCTATTCGCTGGTATCTCTGGGTCTGCTATTGCAGACGTGGCCGCCCTCGGAACAGTGTTTGTCCCACGAATGAGTGAAGAAGGATTTGATAGAGACTTTGCTGCAGCAGTGACTGCTGCTTCATCAGTCATTGGTCCAATAATTCCCCCAAGTAATAACCTGATTGTATACGGTGCCGTAACTGGTGTCTCAATTGGAGGCCTATTTGCTGGCGCCATTATCCCCGGCATCCTATTGGGGGTTACACTAATGGTTATGGTATACATATTCTCGTATTGGGAGGAGTATCCGAAATACAAACCAACTACAGAAGAGGAAAATTATCCAAAGTTAGTTGGAGAAGGAGTAGTTGCAATTACGATGCCAGTGATCATCATATATGGGATTATCGGTGGTTTCTTCACAGTGACCGAAGCAGCGGCAGTTGCCTGTGCTTACGCTATTCTTCTCGGAATATTCCTTCAGACACTCTCTATTAGTGATTTGTATTCTGCCCTATATGATTCGTTAGATATTACCGCACAGATATTCACGATGATTGGATTCTCTTTGATACTCGCTTGGATGCTAGCTAGACGAAATTTCCCCACAATATTTGGACAATTTATTCAGGATCTTGGAGTTGGACAAGTTGGATTTCTATTGCTAATTGCAACACTTCTTTTATTTATTGGAACTTGGCTAAGCATTACTGCAACAATAATAATGCTTGCCCCTACACTCGATCAGCTTGCTACAGCATTAGGTATCCATGAGCTACAATTCGGGGTAATAATGGTACTTGCGCTGGGCTATGGTCTAATAACACCACCGCTAGGAGTCAGTCTCTTCGCTGTTTCAAGCGTCGGTGATGTCAAAGTATGGCCAGTTGCCAAACGTGTCATACCATTTTATATTTGCTTTTTGATTGTCTTATTGCTGGTTATTCTTATCCCTGAGCTAACACTCTATTTACCACGGAGTTGGGGACTAGCTTGA
- a CDS encoding IclR family transcriptional regulator: MSREEKYSGRTIRSVQLSFRLIEALQVQGGVGVSDLASKLGHSKSTIYSHLRTLEQENIVVQEESGYRLSLRMLDIANSVRNQFGNYEVVRKEVNKLANETGEIAQFGIEEYGKISYLHKSTGDQAVETASDIGKQQPLYSTALGKTILAHLSRQKMYEITSRIDYSKKTPNTITNTSDLHEELEQISERGYGVDDEENIEGLRCVAAPVKKGDTVFGAVGITGPSSRFTKQRIENSLSDKVKSTSNIIELNTKFS; encoded by the coding sequence ATGAGCAGAGAAGAGAAGTACTCAGGAAGAACAATCCGGTCAGTACAGCTATCATTTAGACTTATTGAGGCACTTCAAGTACAGGGTGGGGTAGGAGTGAGTGATTTAGCAAGCAAGCTGGGTCATTCAAAGAGTACAATATACAGCCACTTACGGACACTCGAACAAGAGAACATCGTTGTCCAAGAGGAGAGTGGATACCGGTTGAGCCTTCGAATGCTGGATATAGCAAACAGCGTGCGAAATCAGTTTGGCAATTATGAAGTAGTTCGCAAGGAGGTTAACAAACTAGCAAACGAGACAGGTGAAATAGCACAATTTGGTATAGAAGAATATGGAAAAATCTCATATCTTCATAAATCAACTGGTGATCAGGCAGTTGAGACTGCATCTGATATTGGGAAACAACAGCCCCTGTATTCTACAGCACTTGGAAAGACTATTTTGGCACACCTATCCAGACAAAAAATGTATGAGATCACAAGCAGAATAGACTACTCAAAAAAGACGCCTAATACGATTACCAACACGAGTGATTTGCATGAGGAACTTGAACAGATCTCTGAACGAGGTTATGGGGTTGATGATGAAGAAAACATCGAGGGGCTTCGATGCGTCGCTGCCCCTGTAAAGAAAGGAGATACTGTCTTTGGCGCAGTTGGGATTACTGGCCCATCAAGCCGGTTCACTAAACAACGTATTGAAAACAGTCTCTCCGACAAAGTCAAAAGCACCTCAAATATTATTGAGCTGAACACCAAGTTTTCATAG
- a CDS encoding dihydrodipicolinate synthase family protein, with translation MNYQTTRKALQGVAFTTAIPFTDNSEKNIKYEDYKNNLQAIEDAGGQLYIPCGNTGEYYSLTHDERVNVSSSTVEAVSTDSVVIAGVAGSTKTVKKLSEEYNSLGVDGIMIMHPDHTYLHETGIEQYYRNIAKATDLPVVLYKRGPEISNKVVTKLAGVENIIGIKYAVNDIEGFSKIVESVPNDFVCVNGIAERFAPAFALEGAEGFTTGIGNFVPELPLKLHSALSNNNFEQARRIRNLARPYETLRAESGDNNRISAANNIPAVKYGMDLAGLEGGPVREPLVNLSGSDRQRAEKYYSEIMDSTIPIE, from the coding sequence ATGAACTATCAGACAACAAGAAAAGCTCTGCAAGGTGTTGCATTTACCACCGCAATCCCATTCACCGATAACAGTGAGAAAAATATTAAGTACGAAGATTATAAAAATAATCTCCAAGCAATAGAAGATGCTGGTGGCCAGCTCTACATTCCCTGTGGGAATACTGGAGAATATTATTCATTGACACATGACGAACGCGTGAATGTCTCGTCATCAACGGTTGAGGCTGTATCTACTGATAGTGTTGTCATTGCAGGAGTAGCAGGTAGTACCAAAACGGTCAAAAAATTATCCGAGGAGTATAATAGTTTGGGTGTAGACGGTATTATGATAATGCATCCTGATCACACTTATCTCCATGAGACCGGTATTGAACAATACTATCGAAATATAGCTAAAGCGACTGATCTTCCTGTAGTTCTTTACAAGCGCGGTCCTGAGATCAGTAACAAGGTGGTAACAAAACTAGCAGGTGTAGAAAACATTATTGGTATAAAATACGCGGTGAACGATATCGAGGGATTCTCAAAAATTGTTGAGAGTGTACCTAATGACTTCGTCTGTGTAAATGGTATTGCGGAAAGATTCGCACCCGCATTTGCATTAGAGGGAGCGGAAGGCTTCACAACTGGTATCGGAAACTTCGTCCCAGAACTGCCACTGAAACTGCATAGTGCGCTATCAAATAATAATTTCGAGCAGGCCCGACGAATAAGGAATCTCGCCCGACCGTACGAAACTCTTCGTGCAGAATCAGGCGACAATAATAGGATCTCTGCCGCAAATAATATACCCGCTGTAAAATACGGAATGGACCTAGCCGGATTAGAAGGAGGTCCAGTTCGAGAGCCTCTAGTAAATCTTTCTGGCTCAGATAGACAGCGGGCTGAGAAGTATTATTCAGAAATAATGGATAGTACGATTCCTATTGAATGA
- a CDS encoding TRAP transporter small permease — MTLSETKTQLADNYMKFADLVEKVIRNFTQVLGFILVVWVTTMVITRHGFEYVPVWGLEISAFLMVWIVFLLIGPLVYTDNHLQIKVFFNKIPMPFQYYFRMIQLSGIFVLGAILLEYGVGYAVNSGLNSVSPGLGIYLFWAYLVIPISGCLIMFFTVARAIAITRDKTEMEPKEFADDSELNRLEDNV, encoded by the coding sequence ATGACACTCAGCGAAACCAAAACACAGTTGGCAGACAATTATATGAAATTTGCCGATCTAGTAGAGAAAGTTATACGAAACTTCACACAAGTATTGGGATTCATACTCGTAGTATGGGTTACAACTATGGTCATTACTCGACATGGTTTTGAATATGTACCGGTATGGGGGTTAGAAATTTCTGCGTTTTTGATGGTTTGGATCGTTTTTCTCCTTATAGGGCCATTAGTATACACAGACAATCATTTGCAAATAAAAGTATTTTTTAACAAAATACCCATGCCATTCCAGTATTATTTCCGTATGATTCAGTTAAGCGGAATTTTCGTTCTTGGTGCCATCCTTCTAGAATACGGAGTTGGGTACGCTGTAAATAGTGGCTTGAATTCAGTATCCCCGGGATTAGGAATCTATCTGTTTTGGGCTTATCTAGTAATACCTATCTCGGGATGCCTAATTATGTTCTTCACGGTCGCACGAGCAATAGCAATCACACGAGATAAGACAGAAATGGAACCAAAAGAATTCGCCGATGACTCTGAACTGAATAGGTTAGAAGACAATGTCTGA
- a CDS encoding thiamine pyrophosphate-binding protein, with protein sequence MQQKADRESMTERDNAGEKRRGSDYLYEALVDSGIKILVGLPGTQTLPLDRTVAERDEMQYVMARHETAIPHIAWGYYESGGDIAATITIPGPGETNAMHGLKNAFNDCVPIVHISADSDPDDRGKSPIHELEPETFDHVVKSNYRIERSVDFLGKIRDGIETAQTPPFGPIRLGIPSSLLDSEFTTMDGIASSSGTSTTYENEYQMAVERLNDAERPVVYIGGGARRSTGSKSAIKNLVNHLNSPVVSTYKGKGVFPEDDPRFMGVTGSHLPAGAKDVLRSADTVLALGTDFDGVTTSNWALPLGDTLIHVNIDMSDTNVAYSTDITLVDDVAKAAEKLSDAVRDKQQSQLGWDGANIATDVRNEYFKELDKKGLFASDGLINTPQVLQTLREILPRETIVTTDVGGFRLWAAQVFESYDQNTYITAGSWGGMGVGLPAAIGAQLANPERPVVALTGDGSLMMCIQELHTAVEYDLDLTTIVFNNSDYGVISKSPEIDQYTEGHQFQWSSPDFATIAEGFGCCSDSVETISEVRDLVTAALTHRSGPELIDIQVDPSEPTAAAAAEYTSSFDPQEYE encoded by the coding sequence ATGCAACAAAAGGCAGATAGAGAATCAATGACAGAAAGAGATAACGCTGGAGAGAAACGTAGAGGGAGCGATTACTTATACGAGGCACTCGTGGATTCTGGAATCAAAATTCTGGTCGGATTACCTGGTACTCAAACTTTGCCGCTCGACCGAACCGTTGCAGAACGGGATGAAATGCAGTATGTCATGGCTCGCCATGAAACAGCAATCCCACATATTGCATGGGGATACTATGAGTCTGGAGGAGATATAGCGGCGACAATAACAATTCCTGGACCTGGTGAAACCAATGCTATGCATGGCTTAAAGAATGCTTTCAATGATTGTGTTCCAATTGTACACATATCTGCTGATTCAGATCCAGATGATCGAGGGAAAAGCCCTATTCATGAGCTAGAACCAGAAACTTTTGATCATGTTGTAAAGAGTAACTACAGAATTGAGCGTTCCGTTGATTTCTTAGGAAAGATTCGTGATGGAATTGAAACAGCCCAAACGCCACCTTTTGGTCCTATTCGTCTTGGTATACCAAGCAGTCTTCTTGACAGTGAATTTACGACGATGGACGGAATCGCTTCATCGTCAGGAACGTCAACGACATATGAAAACGAGTATCAGATGGCCGTAGAACGGCTCAACGATGCTGAACGGCCAGTTGTGTATATTGGTGGTGGAGCTCGACGTTCAACAGGAAGCAAATCCGCCATCAAAAATCTTGTTAATCATCTAAACTCTCCGGTAGTCAGTACCTACAAAGGAAAAGGTGTCTTTCCAGAAGATGATCCTCGATTCATGGGTGTCACAGGCAGTCATCTCCCAGCAGGTGCTAAAGACGTACTAAGATCTGCAGATACAGTGCTCGCTTTAGGAACTGATTTTGACGGTGTTACCACGTCAAATTGGGCACTTCCGTTAGGAGATACGCTTATCCATGTCAACATAGATATGTCCGATACTAATGTCGCTTATAGTACCGATATAACCCTTGTTGATGATGTAGCCAAGGCCGCTGAAAAACTGTCTGATGCCGTAAGAGATAAGCAACAATCGCAGTTAGGATGGGATGGTGCAAATATTGCTACCGATGTTCGTAATGAGTACTTCAAGGAGCTCGACAAAAAAGGATTGTTTGCATCTGACGGGTTAATCAACACGCCGCAAGTACTTCAAACGCTTCGAGAAATTTTACCTCGGGAAACGATTGTCACGACTGATGTAGGTGGGTTCCGTTTATGGGCCGCTCAAGTGTTCGAATCCTATGACCAAAACACATATATCACTGCTGGTTCGTGGGGAGGAATGGGTGTAGGTCTTCCCGCCGCAATTGGTGCACAACTGGCAAATCCAGAACGGCCAGTTGTGGCATTGACAGGTGATGGTAGCTTAATGATGTGCATTCAAGAACTCCATACTGCTGTAGAATACGACTTAGATCTAACTACTATCGTATTCAATAATTCTGATTATGGTGTAATTAGTAAATCACCAGAAATTGATCAATATACTGAAGGTCACCAATTTCAGTGGTCTTCACCTGATTTTGCAACGATTGCTGAAGGATTCGGATGCTGTAGTGATTCCGTAGAAACAATCTCTGAAGTCCGCGATCTAGTCACTGCTGCACTAACTCATAGAAGTGGTCCAGAATTAATCGATATTCAAGTGGATCCGTCTGAACCTACCGCTGCAGCAGCTGCAGAGTATACTTCTTCATTCGATCCCCAGGAATATGAATAA
- a CDS encoding mandelate racemase/muconate lactonizing enzyme family protein, whose translation MEIAKVRGYALSSPINPVQSREFHGGVRRLLKRDIVLVVIETKDGEQGFAPGGASSSAMREYFEDESQMLFSDLVNEEIAPALEGTSIQEVEDAHDIIDNTDLPERVCHEAASAVDVALYDLKGKRTGTPIYELLSDRFDTEPTTSLPMYASAGMYMPPEGYEEQARILDELGFFGYKYRPGIGPEKDRHTIDILNEVTEDIEIMLDAHTWWKMGNHSYGSSTISDLVEYAGSTGAYWIEEPVEPDDHDGYRELSELGASLAGGESKESPQDLIELAQTGAVDFLQGDVRHHRGFTGCSTIIEFCQGKNIEFVPHNFGTWLGLVANAHLVSAAPEVNLLEYPVFENDPALESSKDPGMYPFELAFDIIEEDLEVSNGHIEVPDGPGLGVTVDLDIVEDYPATEGPWTEFHYKDE comes from the coding sequence ATGGAGATAGCAAAGGTAAGAGGATATGCACTGTCATCCCCAATCAACCCAGTTCAAAGCCGAGAATTTCACGGAGGAGTTCGCCGACTACTAAAACGAGACATCGTTCTTGTGGTTATTGAGACAAAAGATGGGGAACAAGGATTTGCCCCTGGCGGCGCGAGTAGTTCTGCTATGAGGGAGTACTTTGAGGATGAGTCGCAGATGCTATTTTCAGATCTTGTTAACGAAGAGATAGCACCAGCATTAGAAGGCACATCAATCCAGGAAGTTGAGGATGCACATGATATAATAGATAATACAGACCTTCCTGAACGAGTATGCCATGAAGCTGCATCTGCTGTCGATGTAGCACTATACGACCTGAAAGGTAAGCGAACTGGCACTCCAATCTATGAATTACTCTCTGATCGGTTTGATACGGAGCCGACAACATCACTGCCAATGTATGCAAGTGCAGGAATGTACATGCCACCAGAGGGCTATGAAGAACAGGCACGTATCCTTGATGAATTAGGGTTCTTTGGATACAAATATCGTCCAGGTATTGGACCTGAAAAAGATCGTCATACAATCGATATCTTGAATGAGGTCACTGAAGACATTGAAATCATGCTTGATGCACACACATGGTGGAAGATGGGCAACCATTCATACGGCTCAAGCACTATATCAGATCTCGTTGAATACGCAGGGTCCACTGGAGCCTACTGGATAGAAGAACCTGTTGAACCAGATGACCACGATGGATATCGAGAACTGAGTGAACTTGGCGCTTCATTAGCTGGTGGTGAAAGTAAGGAATCGCCACAGGATCTAATCGAACTCGCGCAGACTGGTGCAGTTGATTTTCTCCAAGGCGATGTTCGCCATCATCGCGGATTCACTGGTTGTTCAACAATTATTGAATTCTGTCAAGGAAAAAATATTGAATTTGTACCACATAATTTCGGTACTTGGCTTGGGTTAGTGGCAAATGCTCACCTGGTTTCAGCAGCACCAGAAGTAAACCTCCTCGAATATCCAGTTTTCGAGAACGATCCGGCACTAGAGTCTAGTAAAGATCCAGGAATGTATCCTTTCGAACTTGCTTTCGACATAATTGAGGAAGATCTGGAAGTGAGCAATGGTCATATCGAAGTGCCAGATGGCCCCGGACTAGGTGTAACGGTCGATCTAGATATAGTAGAAGATTATCCGGCCACTGAAGGTCCCTGGACAGAATTTCACTACAAAGATGAATAG
- a CDS encoding IclR family transcriptional regulator, which yields MVDTQERYTTPTLRTVEIAFNIIDTLREQDQLGITELAKELGHSKSTIHSHLQTLENREIVVNEAGKYRLSLRILDMANDVRNQVGNYDVIKEEADTLANETGEIAQFGLKEHSLITYLYKAKGERGVETASSVGRRQPMHSTSLGKAILAYLPHERREEMINSMTLERQTPQTITDPEQLRAELDKITERGYAIDDEENLEGLRCVAAPVRNGKIVLGAISITGPASRITDDDLHNDLAKAVQRAANIIEVNTKFA from the coding sequence ATGGTAGATACTCAGGAACGGTATACTACTCCAACACTCCGAACAGTAGAAATTGCATTCAATATTATCGATACTCTGCGAGAGCAGGACCAACTTGGAATAACTGAATTAGCTAAAGAACTCGGCCATTCAAAAAGTACGATTCATAGCCATCTCCAAACACTCGAGAACAGAGAAATAGTCGTAAATGAGGCAGGGAAATACCGTCTGAGCCTGCGTATTCTGGATATGGCTAATGATGTTCGGAACCAAGTAGGGAATTATGATGTTATCAAAGAAGAAGCAGACACATTAGCCAATGAAACCGGTGAAATAGCACAGTTCGGCCTTAAGGAACACAGTTTAATTACATATCTCTATAAAGCGAAAGGGGAGAGGGGAGTGGAAACAGCTTCTTCAGTCGGGCGAAGGCAGCCCATGCACTCAACCTCTCTCGGAAAAGCCATTCTGGCTTATCTTCCTCACGAACGACGAGAAGAGATGATTAATTCAATGACGTTAGAACGGCAGACTCCTCAGACGATCACAGATCCCGAGCAGCTCCGTGCCGAACTTGATAAAATCACTGAGCGAGGGTATGCAATTGATGACGAAGAAAACCTCGAAGGACTCCGATGCGTAGCTGCACCAGTCAGAAATGGCAAAATAGTGCTTGGAGCCATCAGTATTACTGGACCTGCCAGTCGAATCACAGATGACGATCTCCATAACGATCTGGCTAAAGCCGTACAGCGAGCTGCAAATATTATCGAAGTGAATACAAAGTTCGCGTAA
- a CDS encoding universal stress protein, with protein MAYEAGIRVGVRTRSLSEARLSYIRQLGATDVFIDHADTDEEPDEFIDRSKEITVEVVHNAIPSVSELKSAQKQVEVDSVFGDIPDIILTEANKRNCDHIFVTGEKRSPTGKAVFGDTAQSIILNFEGPVTVQVDRF; from the coding sequence ATGGCGTATGAAGCAGGTATTCGCGTAGGAGTACGGACACGTTCCCTCTCGGAGGCGCGGCTCAGCTATATTCGTCAACTCGGAGCGACAGACGTTTTCATTGACCACGCAGATACCGACGAGGAACCAGATGAATTCATTGATCGGTCTAAAGAAATAACAGTAGAAGTAGTCCATAATGCAATTCCTAGCGTCTCTGAACTTAAGAGTGCACAAAAGCAAGTAGAGGTTGATAGCGTCTTTGGGGATATTCCAGATATTATATTGACAGAGGCGAACAAGCGAAACTGTGACCATATATTCGTCACTGGAGAGAAACGTTCTCCAACTGGAAAAGCTGTATTTGGGGATACAGCTCAGTCAATAATTCTGAACTTCGAAGGGCCAGTAACTGTTCAGGTTGATCGGTTCTAA